From the Saccharobesus litoralis genome, one window contains:
- a CDS encoding branched-chain amino acid transaminase — translation MSNTNFPELIWFNGEVKPWQEAQVHVVCHAIHYGSSVFEGVRCYNTPKGPAIFRLKEHTRRLFDSAKIYRFDMGYSQEEINQACIDIIKANGFKDAYLRPFGFMGAHGLGLNPPKVPLDVSVIALEWGSYLGEESLENGVDAAITSWNRLAPNTMPTGAKAGGNYLSSILITTEAKRHGYVEGIGLDHNGTVSEGAGENLFVIRDGVISTPPLTAGILPGITRSTIITLAEEMGYEIREQALPREALYLADEVFMCGSAAEVVPVRSVDQITVGDGKRGPITEKLQKAYFDTVKGVTEDKHGWLTYID, via the coding sequence ATGAGTAATACTAATTTTCCAGAGCTAATTTGGTTCAACGGTGAAGTTAAACCTTGGCAAGAAGCCCAAGTTCACGTGGTTTGTCACGCAATTCACTATGGCTCATCGGTTTTTGAAGGTGTACGTTGTTATAACACACCTAAAGGCCCTGCGATTTTCCGTTTGAAGGAACATACGCGCCGCTTATTTGACTCCGCTAAAATTTATCGTTTCGATATGGGCTATAGCCAAGAAGAGATAAACCAAGCTTGTATCGATATTATTAAGGCTAATGGCTTTAAAGATGCTTACCTTCGTCCGTTTGGTTTTATGGGCGCCCATGGCTTAGGTCTTAACCCACCTAAAGTTCCGCTAGACGTATCTGTTATCGCGTTAGAGTGGGGTTCATACCTGGGTGAAGAAAGCTTAGAAAATGGAGTTGATGCTGCGATCACTTCTTGGAATCGCTTAGCGCCTAATACCATGCCAACCGGTGCCAAAGCTGGTGGTAACTACTTATCTTCAATTTTAATTACCACTGAAGCTAAGCGTCATGGTTATGTAGAAGGTATTGGCTTAGATCACAATGGTACGGTTTCTGAAGGTGCAGGTGAAAACTTGTTTGTTATTCGAGATGGCGTGATCAGCACACCTCCTTTAACTGCAGGCATTTTACCAGGTATTACACGTAGCACTATCATTACCCTAGCTGAAGAAATGGGTTATGAAATTCGTGAGCAAGCATTGCCACGTGAAGCTCTATATTTAGCGGATGAAGTCTTTATGTGTGGTAGTGCCGCTGAAGTGGTACCTGTGCGCAGCGTTGACCAGATCACTGTAGGTGACGGCAAGCGCGGCCCAATCACTGAAAAGTTACAGAAAGCTTACTTCGATACTGTAAAAGGTGTGACTGAAGATAAGCATGGCTGGTTAACCTATATTGACTAA
- the ilvA gene encoding threonine ammonia-lyase, biosynthetic has protein sequence MSDPISPEEYLRKILLAPVYDVAKNTDLNFMSKLSERLGHDIWLKREDQQPVKSFKLRGAYNKLASLSDDQRDRGVIAASAGNHAQGLAYSANRMQTKATIVMPETTPEIKVSAVRSFGGDWVNVVLHGKNFDAASAEALRLSQHHGLTMIHPFDDPDVIAGQGTIAKELFDAKRDIDTIFIAVGGGGLAAGIAVYLKQLNPKIRIVAVEAQESACLKDALEQGKQTTLDTVGIFADGVAVRTIGAETFRLCRQYIDEVITVSTDEICAAIKDIFDDTRVIAEPAGALSVAGIKKWLVDKDLDNKQQFAAILCGSNINFHTLRYVSERCELGEGREAVIAATIPEVKGAFREFCDVLGSRTITEFNYRYTPDQSANVFVGVRLRRGEDELKEVLADLTNEGIDWVDLSDNEVAKLHVRYMIGGRVENLPNERLYSFVFPQLPGALPSFLHTLGGLWNITLFHYRNHDAAEAMVLVGFDVPENEVNDLQNHLSTLGYNFSDETENPAYQYFLKA, from the coding sequence ATGTCTGACCCTATCAGCCCTGAAGAATATTTACGTAAGATCTTATTAGCGCCGGTTTATGATGTGGCAAAAAATACCGATCTCAATTTCATGAGTAAATTATCTGAGCGATTGGGTCACGATATTTGGCTCAAACGTGAAGATCAACAACCGGTTAAATCGTTCAAGTTACGTGGCGCTTACAATAAGCTAGCTTCGTTAAGCGACGATCAGCGCGATCGTGGTGTTATTGCTGCCTCAGCCGGTAATCATGCGCAAGGATTAGCTTACTCAGCTAACCGTATGCAAACCAAAGCGACTATCGTTATGCCGGAAACCACGCCAGAGATCAAAGTTAGCGCGGTGCGCAGTTTTGGTGGCGATTGGGTTAATGTCGTTTTACATGGTAAAAACTTCGATGCAGCCAGCGCAGAAGCCTTACGCTTATCTCAGCATCATGGTTTAACTATGATCCACCCGTTTGACGATCCTGATGTGATCGCGGGGCAAGGCACTATTGCTAAAGAATTATTTGATGCAAAACGCGATATCGATACTATTTTTATTGCAGTTGGTGGCGGTGGTTTAGCCGCTGGTATTGCCGTTTACCTTAAGCAGCTTAACCCTAAAATTCGTATTGTTGCAGTTGAAGCGCAAGAATCGGCTTGTTTAAAAGATGCATTAGAGCAGGGCAAGCAAACAACGTTAGACACTGTTGGTATTTTTGCTGACGGTGTTGCTGTGCGTACTATCGGTGCGGAAACGTTTCGGTTATGTCGACAGTATATAGACGAAGTGATTACTGTATCAACGGATGAGATCTGCGCTGCGATCAAAGATATTTTTGATGATACCCGAGTGATCGCCGAACCGGCGGGCGCTTTGTCAGTTGCTGGCATTAAGAAATGGTTAGTTGATAAAGATCTGGACAACAAGCAACAATTTGCAGCTATTTTGTGTGGTTCTAATATTAACTTCCATACTTTGCGTTATGTGTCTGAGCGTTGTGAACTAGGTGAAGGGCGTGAAGCCGTAATTGCCGCAACTATTCCTGAGGTTAAAGGCGCCTTCCGTGAATTTTGTGATGTATTAGGTAGTCGCACAATTACCGAGTTTAACTATCGATATACGCCAGACCAGTCGGCCAATGTATTTGTCGGGGTGCGTTTACGTCGTGGTGAAGATGAGCTTAAAGAAGTGTTGGCTGATTTAACCAATGAAGGTATAGACTGGGTTGATTTAAGTGATAATGAAGTCGCCAAGTTGCATGTGCGTTATATGATAGGTGGCCGAGTTGAAAACTTACCAAATGAGCGCTTGTATAGTTTCGTGTTTCCACAACTACCAGGTGCGTTACCTAGCTTCTTACACACATTAGGTGGATTGTGGAATATTACCTTATTTCACTATCGTAATCATGATGCGGCAGAGGCTATGGTGCTGGTTGGTTTTGATGTGCCTGAAAATGAAGTCAATGATTTACAAAATCATTTATCTACCTTAGGTTATAACTTCTCGGATGAGACAGAGAACCCAGCTTATCAATATTTTTTAAAAGCCTAA
- the ilvD gene encoding dihydroxy-acid dehydratase: MPKLRSATSTQGRNMAGARALWRATGMNDGDFGKPIIAVANSFTQFVPGHVHLKDMGQLVARSIEAAGGVAKEFNTIAVDDGIAMGHDGMLYSLPSRDLIADSVEYMVNAHCADAIVCISNCDKITPGMLNASMRLNIPVIFVSGGPMEAGKTKLSDQIIHLDLVDAMIAGANPDVSDEESDKIERSACPTCGSCSGMFTANSMNCLTEALGLSLPGNGSLLATHADREGLFKQAGSRIVELCEQYYKNDDESVLPRSIANRKAFENAMALDISMGGSTNTILHLLAAAQEGEVDFTMTDIDAMSRRIPHLSRVAPAGNKYHMEDVHRAGGVLGLLAELDRGGLLNTDVTHVAGGTLKEVLAKWDVITTEDEAVKEFYKAGPAGIRTTQAFSQNCRYPTLDDDRENGCIRSVEHAYSQEGGLAVLDGNIAVDGCIVKTAGVDEECLTFSGPAIVYESQDDAVKGILGDEVKAGEVVVIRYEGPKGGPGMQEMLYPTTFLKSKGLGKACALITDGRFSGGTSGLSIGHISPEAASGGAIGLVKNGDIIDIDIPKRSISLRLSEEELAERRVERDQLGWQPEKERPRKVSFALKTFGMFATSADKGAVRDKSMFK, encoded by the coding sequence ATGCCAAAGTTAAGATCTGCAACCTCGACTCAAGGCCGTAATATGGCAGGTGCACGTGCATTATGGCGTGCAACAGGTATGAATGATGGTGATTTCGGTAAGCCGATTATTGCTGTCGCTAACTCTTTCACTCAGTTTGTACCAGGCCATGTGCATTTAAAAGATATGGGGCAATTAGTTGCGCGTAGCATTGAAGCTGCGGGTGGTGTGGCCAAAGAATTTAACACCATAGCCGTTGATGATGGTATCGCCATGGGACATGACGGTATGCTTTACAGCTTACCTTCGCGTGATTTGATTGCTGATTCTGTGGAATACATGGTTAATGCACATTGTGCCGATGCCATCGTTTGTATTTCTAACTGTGACAAAATCACACCGGGCATGTTAAACGCTTCTATGCGTTTAAATATTCCAGTGATCTTTGTATCAGGTGGGCCAATGGAAGCCGGTAAAACCAAGCTTTCTGACCAAATCATTCACTTAGACTTAGTTGACGCCATGATCGCCGGTGCTAACCCTGATGTGTCTGATGAAGAGAGTGATAAGATTGAACGCTCAGCTTGCCCAACCTGTGGTTCTTGTTCAGGTATGTTTACCGCCAACTCAATGAACTGTTTAACCGAAGCGCTTGGCTTATCTTTACCGGGTAACGGTTCATTATTAGCCACTCACGCTGATCGTGAAGGTTTATTTAAACAAGCCGGTAGCCGCATCGTAGAGCTGTGCGAGCAATATTATAAGAATGACGATGAGTCAGTATTGCCTCGCAGTATTGCTAACCGTAAAGCGTTTGAAAATGCCATGGCATTGGATATTTCCATGGGCGGCTCAACCAATACTATCTTGCACTTATTGGCGGCTGCACAAGAAGGTGAAGTTGATTTCACTATGACGGATATCGATGCGATGTCGCGTCGCATTCCGCACTTAAGTCGTGTTGCGCCAGCGGGTAATAAGTACCATATGGAAGACGTGCATAGAGCGGGTGGTGTTCTGGGATTATTAGCTGAACTTGATCGTGGTGGTTTGTTAAATACTGATGTGACCCATGTTGCAGGCGGTACATTAAAAGAGGTATTAGCTAAGTGGGATGTGATCACTACGGAAGATGAAGCGGTTAAGGAGTTCTACAAAGCCGGTCCAGCTGGTATTCGTACTACTCAAGCGTTTTCACAAAACTGTCGCTACCCGACCTTAGATGACGACCGTGAAAATGGTTGTATTCGCAGTGTTGAACACGCTTATTCACAGGAAGGTGGCTTAGCCGTATTAGACGGTAATATCGCGGTTGATGGTTGTATCGTAAAAACCGCGGGTGTTGATGAAGAATGCTTAACTTTCTCTGGCCCTGCGATTGTATATGAAAGCCAAGACGATGCGGTTAAAGGCATTTTAGGTGACGAAGTTAAAGCCGGTGAAGTGGTTGTTATCCGCTATGAAGGCCCGAAAGGTGGTCCGGGTATGCAGGAGATGCTTTATCCTACGACTTTCCTTAAATCAAAAGGTTTAGGTAAAGCGTGTGCATTGATCACTGATGGTCGATTCTCTGGCGGTACATCGGGTTTATCTATCGGTCATATTTCACCAGAAGCAGCAAGTGGTGGCGCAATCGGGTTAGTTAAGAATGGCGATATAATTGATATCGACATTCCTAAGCGTTCAATCTCACTGCGTTTATCGGAAGAAGAGCTTGCCGAGCGTCGTGTTGAACGTGACCAGTTAGGTTGGCAGCCAGAGAAAGAGCGCCCACGTAAAGTGTCATTTGCACTTAAGACGTTTGGTATGTTTGCCACTTCCGCCGATAAAGGTGCGGTGCGCGATAAATCAATGTTCAAGTGA
- the ilvG gene encoding acetolactate synthase 2 catalytic subunit encodes MTGAQLVLKVLQQHGVKHVFGYPGGAIMPIYDAFYDSELDHFLCRHEQGAVFSAIGYARSTNQVGVCMATSGPGATNLVTGLADALLDSIPVVAITGQVFSSLMGTDAFQEVDVLGMSLAVTKHSFIVEDINDLARVLHDAFELAQSGRPGPVLVDIPKDIQIGQVDFEPYPIPKPELPEFSLEQVEAARSLISHAKHPVAYVGGGVGMADAVDELNDFLTTTKIPAVATLKGLGAVDPTYPYYLGMIGMHGTKASNLAVQECDLLICIGARFDDRVTGKLDTFAQKAKVIHLDIDKAEFGKLRKPDVAIRGDFKKLIPQMKTVVDIGEWQQQVSDLKAEHAWRYDAPGEGIYAPALLNELSQKLPHDHVVSCDVGQHQMWVAQHMQFTSPTNHLSSGGAGTMGFGLPSAVGAQIARPDTMSVVVTGDGSFMMNVQELGTIKRFQLPLKIVLLDNQRLGMVKQWQELFFEERYSETDLSDNPDFVALARAFGLKAKTIHSRFEVSDAIDQMINTDGPFLLHVVIDEKANVWPLVAPGKANHEMIEG; translated from the coding sequence ATGACAGGCGCACAGCTGGTGCTAAAAGTACTACAACAGCATGGCGTTAAGCACGTATTTGGCTACCCTGGCGGTGCCATTATGCCAATATATGATGCTTTTTATGATTCAGAGTTAGACCACTTTTTATGCCGCCATGAACAAGGCGCAGTGTTTTCAGCCATAGGCTATGCTCGTTCGACTAACCAAGTGGGTGTTTGCATGGCAACGTCAGGGCCAGGTGCGACTAACTTAGTCACTGGTTTAGCCGATGCTTTGCTAGATTCAATTCCTGTGGTAGCGATTACTGGACAAGTTTTTAGTTCTTTGATGGGAACCGATGCTTTCCAAGAGGTTGACGTTTTAGGCATGAGTTTAGCTGTGACTAAACATAGCTTTATTGTTGAAGATATTAATGATCTCGCGCGTGTATTGCATGATGCTTTTGAGTTAGCTCAGTCGGGTCGACCGGGACCGGTATTAGTTGATATACCAAAGGATATTCAAATAGGGCAGGTTGATTTTGAACCTTATCCTATCCCTAAACCTGAATTACCTGAATTTAGCCTTGAGCAGGTTGAAGCGGCGCGTAGCTTAATTTCGCATGCCAAGCACCCTGTTGCTTATGTTGGTGGTGGTGTTGGTATGGCAGATGCGGTTGATGAGTTAAATGACTTTTTAACGACCACTAAAATACCAGCGGTTGCGACACTGAAAGGTTTGGGCGCAGTTGACCCAACATACCCCTACTACCTAGGGATGATTGGTATGCATGGCACTAAGGCGTCTAATTTAGCGGTGCAAGAATGTGATTTGCTTATTTGTATTGGTGCGCGTTTTGATGACCGTGTTACCGGTAAACTAGACACCTTTGCCCAGAAAGCAAAAGTGATCCACCTTGATATAGATAAAGCCGAATTTGGTAAATTACGCAAACCTGATGTTGCGATCCGCGGTGATTTTAAAAAGCTTATTCCACAAATGAAAACTGTGGTTGATATTGGTGAATGGCAACAACAAGTCAGTGATTTAAAAGCCGAACATGCGTGGCGTTATGATGCGCCAGGTGAGGGGATTTATGCTCCTGCGTTATTGAATGAGCTAAGCCAAAAATTACCTCACGATCATGTGGTGAGCTGTGATGTTGGTCAGCACCAGATGTGGGTTGCACAACATATGCAATTTACATCGCCGACAAATCATTTATCAAGCGGTGGCGCTGGCACTATGGGCTTTGGTTTGCCATCAGCGGTAGGCGCACAAATAGCGCGACCAGATACTATGTCGGTTGTGGTGACAGGTGACGGTTCATTTATGATGAATGTACAAGAACTTGGTACCATCAAGCGTTTTCAATTACCGCTTAAAATAGTTCTACTTGATAACCAGCGTTTAGGTATGGTTAAGCAGTGGCAAGAGCTATTTTTTGAAGAACGTTATTCCGAAACTGATTTAAGTGATAACCCAGACTTTGTTGCATTGGCAAGGGCGTTTGGGCTAAAAGCAAAAACGATCCACAGTCGTTTTGAAGTGTCCGATGCGATTGATCAAATGATCAATACTGATGGGCCATTTTTACTACATGTTGTTATTGACGAAAAAGCCAATGTTTGGCCGCTAGTTGCGCCAGGCAAAGCCAACCATGAAATGATAGAAGGATAA
- a CDS encoding ABC transporter substrate-binding protein, translating into MNLTRSAIALFIILLSMLLSACSQAPQSIRIAINPWPGYEFIYLAEQQGYFKQQGLNIELVQIASLADGLRAFKAGQVDGMASTTVEVVHAAASSHRQITPILVADASFGGDIIVAQSDIKHVRELTGKRVGLELNSLGVLVLSLALAQHDLSLHDVQLINIEQLDGEQALDNKHIDAFVTYPPIATRLTSKYNTIFTSKQTPNQILDVVTVDASKIPNLAEFTQKFHAAWQLALDFTLANKNVAYQIMAQRQNISIADFQQTVENDLTIYNQSQQANALALVKENINFVCLSLAESQQVNLPCSQVINNIK; encoded by the coding sequence TTGAATCTTACACGCTCTGCAATTGCACTATTCATTATTTTATTGAGCATGTTATTGAGCGCCTGCTCTCAAGCCCCGCAATCCATACGTATAGCCATCAACCCTTGGCCAGGTTATGAATTTATCTACCTCGCCGAACAGCAAGGCTATTTTAAGCAGCAAGGACTGAACATAGAATTAGTGCAGATCGCCTCGCTGGCTGATGGATTACGCGCATTTAAAGCCGGGCAAGTTGACGGCATGGCCAGCACTACGGTTGAGGTTGTTCATGCGGCAGCGTCTTCTCACCGGCAAATCACACCAATTTTAGTCGCGGACGCTTCATTTGGTGGCGACATAATAGTGGCGCAATCCGACATAAAACACGTACGCGAGTTAACGGGGAAACGAGTCGGCCTCGAGCTGAACTCGCTTGGCGTGCTAGTTTTGTCTTTAGCGTTAGCGCAACACGATTTAAGTTTACATGATGTACAATTAATCAATATAGAACAACTTGATGGCGAACAAGCGTTAGATAACAAACACATAGATGCATTTGTAACTTACCCACCTATCGCCACTCGCTTAACGTCTAAATACAATACTATTTTCACCAGCAAGCAAACGCCCAATCAAATATTGGATGTTGTCACTGTCGACGCCAGCAAAATACCTAACCTAGCTGAGTTTACACAAAAGTTTCACGCGGCTTGGCAACTCGCCCTAGACTTTACTTTGGCGAATAAAAACGTGGCGTATCAAATTATGGCGCAGCGCCAAAACATCAGTATCGCTGATTTTCAACAAACGGTAGAAAACGACTTAACCATTTACAATCAAAGCCAGCAGGCTAACGCATTAGCTCTGGTCAAAGAAAACATAAACTTTGTTTGCCTGAGCCTAGCTGAGAGTCAACAAGTTAACCTACCTTGCTCGCAAGTAATCAATAACATTAAGTGA
- the ilvM gene encoding acetolactate synthase 2 small subunit: protein MKHSFNIVANHKPATLERVLRVVRHRGFALQTFNVSASDSEQVAIELTVTGERPIATLQTQLDKLYDIAHLELIPANADAQSAGIRA, encoded by the coding sequence ATGAAACACAGTTTTAATATTGTAGCCAATCATAAACCTGCAACGTTAGAGCGCGTCCTTCGAGTCGTCCGTCATCGAGGCTTTGCATTGCAAACTTTTAACGTTTCGGCTTCCGATAGCGAGCAAGTTGCAATAGAATTAACCGTTACTGGCGAACGTCCAATTGCGACCTTACAAACACAGTTAGATAAACTGTATGATATCGCCCATTTAGAGTTAATCCCAGCTAATGCTGACGCGCAAAGCGCGGGTATTCGCGCTTAA